The Lacipirellula parvula genome window below encodes:
- a CDS encoding alpha/beta fold hydrolase produces the protein MQTRRQALLTGLSLLPAVALSGRALAAARPRPIEGQIRTASGRRIGYAEFGDPAGIPVFYFHGTPGARIEAGLIADEATAAGVRLMALERPGIGLSDYQSGRRILDWPSDVACVADALGYAGTNFGVLALSGGAPYALSCIRCMPERLTQIAIVSGHTPLCVAGAPAGSEDRTIAWVGRRPRLARLAFKIEANRLRKHPDRTLEQIASHWAASDRELILCNAEYRAATIETLSQATRCGPDGIVTDVTLLGGPWGFSLDSLPASSISFWHGGCDPIAPPAMGHYFQRHVAGSELTIDPRAGHLTMLKWHAAAILSRFTTT, from the coding sequence ATGCAGACTCGCCGCCAGGCGCTGTTGACCGGACTCTCCCTGCTGCCCGCGGTTGCCCTGAGCGGCCGCGCGCTGGCGGCCGCACGTCCACGTCCGATTGAAGGCCAGATTCGCACCGCGAGCGGACGGCGGATCGGTTATGCCGAATTCGGCGACCCGGCGGGCATCCCTGTCTTCTACTTCCACGGAACGCCGGGCGCCCGGATCGAGGCGGGGCTGATCGCCGACGAAGCGACGGCAGCCGGCGTCCGATTGATGGCGCTCGAGCGGCCGGGGATCGGGCTTTCCGACTACCAATCGGGCCGGCGGATTCTTGATTGGCCGAGCGATGTCGCCTGCGTGGCCGATGCGCTTGGCTACGCAGGGACGAACTTTGGCGTGCTCGCGCTCTCGGGCGGAGCTCCCTACGCGCTGAGTTGCATTCGCTGCATGCCGGAGCGGCTCACTCAGATTGCGATCGTCTCGGGCCATACGCCGCTGTGCGTCGCCGGCGCCCCGGCTGGGAGCGAGGACCGCACGATCGCGTGGGTCGGTCGGCGGCCGCGGCTCGCGCGGTTGGCGTTCAAGATCGAAGCGAATCGGTTGCGGAAGCATCCTGATCGAACCCTTGAGCAAATCGCGTCGCACTGGGCGGCGTCGGATCGTGAACTCATTTTGTGTAACGCCGAGTATCGCGCGGCCACCATCGAAACGCTCAGTCAGGCGACGCGGTGCGGACCGGACGGGATTGTCACGGACGTGACGCTACTCGGCGGGCCGTGGGGTTTTAGCCTCGACTCGCTGCCGGCGTCTTCGATTTCGTTCTGGCATGGCGGGTGCGACCCGATCGCGCCGCCTGCGATGGGCCACTACTTCCAGCGGCACGTCGCCGGGAGCGAACTGACGATCGATCCTCGGGCCGGGCACCTCACGATGCTCAAGTGGCACGCAGCGGCGATCCTCAGCCGCTTCACAACGACGTAG
- the cls gene encoding cardiolipin synthase, with amino-acid sequence MPPSAIIQSLSSWTFWAWVIATAHVALQVALAWRVIMQRRPTGESLAWVMVIFGFPIVGPLAYLTIGELRLGRRRAKRFVELYPPIRKWLAELPQRSLVDWSRLSPEFESLSQLGQSLIGVPSLRGNQVELINDWQHVFARLIADIDAAQRTCHLEFYIWSNGGEADKVGNALVEAASRGVVCRVLVDALGSRAFLKSEQAARLRQAGVHVQAALPGGLLRAPFVRFDLRLHRKIVAIDGRVAYTGSLNLVDPRFFKKDAGVGEWVDAMVRIEGPAVEALAITFLADWFVETNSDLTELQATGDAHPQPSRGDCTVQVMPSGPALATDAVEQMLITAIYAAREELVLTTPYFVPSEPLSLALIAAARRGVKVILVIPARVDSLLVRFASGAFKGDMLRAGVRIMLFSDGLLHTKSITVDGSYSLFGSVNLDPRSMRLNFEILLALYDPEFTGELRELQQHYIDRSHMMDLARYQRRPQLRRIGENFARLLSPLL; translated from the coding sequence ATGCCGCCAAGCGCTATCATCCAATCGCTGAGTTCCTGGACCTTCTGGGCCTGGGTGATTGCGACGGCCCATGTGGCGTTGCAGGTGGCGCTCGCGTGGCGGGTGATCATGCAGCGGCGGCCGACGGGCGAGTCGCTCGCGTGGGTGATGGTGATTTTCGGCTTTCCGATCGTCGGACCGCTCGCTTATCTCACGATCGGCGAGCTGCGGCTGGGACGCCGGCGAGCGAAGCGGTTCGTCGAACTTTATCCGCCGATTCGCAAGTGGCTTGCCGAGTTGCCGCAGCGTAGTCTCGTCGATTGGTCGCGGCTCTCGCCCGAGTTCGAATCGCTCTCGCAGTTGGGGCAGTCGCTCATTGGCGTGCCGTCGCTGCGCGGCAACCAGGTCGAGTTGATCAACGATTGGCAGCATGTCTTTGCGCGGTTGATCGCCGATATCGACGCGGCCCAGCGGACATGCCATCTGGAGTTCTACATTTGGAGCAACGGCGGCGAGGCTGATAAGGTCGGCAACGCGCTCGTCGAGGCGGCGAGTCGCGGGGTCGTCTGCCGGGTGCTCGTCGATGCGCTCGGCAGTCGCGCGTTCCTCAAAAGCGAGCAAGCGGCGCGACTGCGGCAAGCGGGCGTCCATGTGCAGGCGGCCCTGCCGGGCGGATTGCTGCGGGCGCCGTTCGTGCGGTTCGACTTGCGGCTCCACCGGAAGATCGTCGCGATCGATGGCCGCGTCGCTTATACCGGCAGTTTGAACTTGGTCGATCCGCGGTTCTTCAAAAAGGACGCCGGCGTCGGCGAATGGGTTGATGCGATGGTCCGCATCGAAGGTCCGGCGGTCGAGGCGCTGGCGATCACCTTCTTGGCCGATTGGTTCGTCGAAACGAATTCCGATCTGACCGAACTGCAAGCGACCGGCGACGCCCACCCGCAGCCAAGTCGCGGCGACTGCACCGTGCAGGTGATGCCGTCGGGCCCGGCCCTGGCGACCGACGCCGTCGAGCAGATGTTGATCACCGCGATCTACGCCGCCCGCGAAGAACTGGTGCTGACGACGCCCTATTTCGTGCCGAGCGAACCACTGAGCCTCGCACTGATTGCGGCGGCCCGGCGCGGGGTGAAGGTGATTCTGGTGATCCCGGCTCGCGTCGATTCGCTGCTGGTACGATTTGCGAGCGGGGCATTCAAGGGCGATATGCTGCGGGCTGGCGTGCGGATCATGCTGTTCAGCGATGGCTTGCTCCATACGAAGAGCATCACGGTCGACGGCTCGTATTCGCTGTTCGGGTCGGTGAATCTCGACCCGCGGAGTATGCGGCTGAATTTCGAGATTTTGCTCGCATTGTACGACCCGGAGTTCACCGGCGAGCTGCGAGAATTGCAGCAGCACTACATCGACCGCTCGCACATGATGGATCTCGCCCGCTATCAGCGGCGGCCGCAGCTGCGGCGGATTGGCGAGAATTTCGCGAGATTGCTGAGCCCGCTGCTGTAG
- a CDS encoding endonuclease/exonuclease/phosphatase family protein translates to MQFRLLSYNIHKGIGGLDRRYDLARIIETIRHYQPDVAFLQEVDDGAKRSRHDCQVDLLAEAVELPHRAYQRNVRLRSVGHYGNAILSRWPIIDAVDVDLTIPLKKRRCALVCQVETEVRGHARTIGLANVHLGLAGFERQIQLRRLLGGELFSKLGAETPLVIGGDFNDVWENLGKKIMHPAGFELASGTIRTFPAAAPLRRLDRIFCRGPISSLAAFGGHTGLAKRASDHLPLIVDFEVK, encoded by the coding sequence ATGCAATTCCGGCTGCTGAGTTACAACATCCACAAGGGGATCGGCGGTCTCGACCGTCGCTACGACCTCGCGCGGATCATCGAAACGATCCGGCACTACCAGCCCGACGTTGCCTTCCTGCAGGAAGTTGATGACGGGGCCAAGCGGTCGCGGCATGATTGCCAGGTTGATTTGCTTGCTGAAGCGGTCGAGCTTCCCCATCGCGCTTATCAGCGCAACGTGCGGCTCCGCTCGGTTGGCCACTACGGCAACGCGATCTTGAGCCGCTGGCCGATCATCGATGCGGTCGACGTCGATCTCACGATCCCGCTGAAGAAGCGGCGCTGTGCGCTCGTCTGCCAGGTGGAGACGGAGGTGCGCGGCCACGCGCGGACGATTGGATTGGCGAATGTTCATCTCGGCCTCGCAGGTTTCGAGCGGCAAATCCAGCTTCGGCGTCTGCTGGGGGGCGAGCTATTCTCTAAGCTGGGGGCGGAAACGCCGCTGGTGATTGGCGGGGACTTCAACGACGTGTGGGAGAACCTCGGCAAGAAGATCATGCACCCGGCCGGCTTCGAACTGGCCAGCGGGACGATCCGCACGTTCCCCGCGGCGGCCCCGTTGCGGCGGCTCGATCGGATTTTTTGTCGCGGCCCCATCAGTTCGCTCGCTGCGTTCGGAGGTCATACTGGACTGGCGAAACGGGCGTCGGATCATTTGCCGTTGATTGTGGACTTTGAAGTTAAGTGA
- a CDS encoding protein arginine kinase encodes MTLDDLASTSGEWLRGSGPESDIVISSRIRLARNLADFPFISRATDADRAEIEKILHGRVEALRTSGKAPGESIYLNVNDLADVDRQFLVERQLISREHASSEGARAVFVDPSECFSVMINEEDHLRIQVMHSGLALADAWEQATKLDDMIEEQVTYAYNERLGYLTACPTNTGTGVRVSVMLHLPALAITRQIEKVFKSLHKINLAVRGLYGEGSQATGDFYQISNQVTLGQTEEELGKKVADVVPVLIDYERQARSFLIENSQETLHDRVSRAYGILRTAQTISSEETMHLLSSVRMGINLGLINDLSIPTVNKLLIHTQPAHLQKLSGVELDQADRNIERATYLRRHLNGESKGNISHN; translated from the coding sequence ATGACTCTCGACGATCTCGCCAGCACGAGCGGTGAATGGCTCCGCGGCTCCGGCCCCGAGTCCGACATCGTGATCTCGAGCCGCATCCGGCTGGCGCGGAACTTGGCCGACTTCCCGTTCATTTCGCGGGCTACCGACGCCGATCGCGCTGAGATCGAGAAGATTCTGCATGGCCGCGTCGAAGCGCTGCGCACTTCCGGCAAGGCGCCGGGCGAATCGATCTACCTGAACGTCAACGATCTCGCCGACGTCGATCGGCAGTTCCTGGTCGAACGCCAGTTGATCAGCCGCGAGCATGCCTCGAGCGAAGGGGCGCGGGCGGTGTTCGTCGATCCGTCGGAATGCTTCAGCGTGATGATCAACGAGGAAGATCACCTGCGGATCCAGGTGATGCATAGCGGCCTCGCGCTGGCCGATGCGTGGGAGCAGGCGACGAAGCTCGACGACATGATCGAGGAGCAGGTCACCTACGCCTACAACGAACGGCTCGGTTACCTCACCGCGTGCCCCACCAATACGGGCACCGGCGTTCGCGTGAGCGTGATGCTCCACCTGCCAGCGCTGGCGATCACGCGTCAGATTGAGAAGGTGTTTAAGAGCCTCCACAAAATCAACCTCGCCGTCCGCGGCCTCTACGGCGAAGGTTCGCAGGCGACCGGCGACTTCTACCAGATCAGCAACCAAGTCACCCTCGGGCAGACGGAAGAAGAGCTCGGTAAGAAGGTAGCTGATGTCGTGCCGGTGCTCATCGACTACGAGCGCCAAGCCCGCAGCTTCCTCATTGAGAACAGCCAAGAGACGCTCCACGACCGCGTGAGCCGCGCCTACGGCATTCTGCGGACCGCGCAAACGATCAGCAGCGAGGAGACGATGCATCTCCTCTCGAGCGTGCGGATGGGGATCAACCTGGGGCTGATCAACGACCTGTCGATCCCGACGGTTAACAAGCTGCTGATCCACACGCAGCCGGCTCACCTGCAAAAGCTGTCGGGCGTCGAGCTTGATCAGGCGGATCGCAACATCGAACGGGCCACCTATCTCCGGCGCCATTTGAATGGCGAGTCGAAGGGGAACATTTCGCATAACTAG
- a CDS encoding UvrB/UvrC motif-containing protein, translating to MKCQKCDRPATFHITDLVDGEPSELHLCEECAQSFLTPSQEEAQDVEGMPAMAGLLAQHLAVGETADDLARLDQRACPVCGITFLQFRKQGRLGCPHDYVFFEKDLEPLLMSIHDQTQHMGKVPKRCPHGADQQTQLIRLRREMKEAVSSEEYERASEIRDKIREIEAGFREAKGEQ from the coding sequence ATGAAATGCCAAAAGTGCGATCGCCCCGCTACGTTTCACATCACCGATCTGGTCGATGGCGAACCGAGCGAACTTCACCTCTGCGAGGAATGTGCGCAGTCGTTCCTCACGCCGTCGCAGGAAGAGGCCCAGGACGTGGAAGGGATGCCGGCCATGGCGGGTTTGCTTGCTCAGCATTTGGCCGTCGGCGAAACGGCGGACGATCTGGCCCGGCTCGATCAACGCGCCTGCCCGGTCTGCGGGATCACCTTCCTGCAGTTTCGCAAGCAAGGTCGCCTCGGCTGCCCGCACGACTATGTGTTCTTCGAGAAGGATCTCGAGCCACTGCTGATGAGCATCCACGATCAGACGCAACACATGGGCAAAGTCCCCAAACGCTGCCCGCATGGCGCCGATCAGCAAACGCAACTCATTCGCCTCCGCCGCGAGATGAAGGAAGCCGTTTCGTCGGAAGAGTACGAACGAGCTTCGGAGATTCGCGATAAGATCCGTGAGATTGAAGCGGGGTTTCGCGAAGCGAAAGGCGAGCAATAG
- the trpE gene encoding anthranilate synthase component I — MAHLPSLERFVELAQGADFVPVYRELLSDALSPVQAFNRLDRGQAAGLFESVIGGEKVGRYSFVASDPFLLLEARGTQVKVSRRSNAGGKEAWATEEQEVANPLETLRELVQAVRVVHLPELPPFIGGAVGYAGYDTVRYVERLPNAPTDDRSLPDLAFGLFDHMVVFDNVRKTVHVLVLADLRDAEDDDEIARRHQAACKRVDGYIAALNTPADGLQLADIDARGPVTLPFKSNFTQTEFEQAVRKCVEYIRAGDIFQVVISQRLEVDFDCPPFELYRTLRVVNPSPFMFYLRMPGTTLVGSSPEIMVRVVDGLATVRPLAGTRPRGANEEEDARLAADLLADPKECAEHVMLVDLGRNDVGRVAEFGSVEISDVMVIERYSHVMHITSNVTGQLRDDCDAFDALAACLPAGTVSGAPKVRAMEIIDEIEPHRRGPYAGAVGYIDFAGNMDTCIALRTVVLKDKKAYVQAGAGIVADSVPAMEYQETLNKARGALKAIEVTKQRNLPNNK; from the coding sequence ATGGCCCATCTTCCCTCGCTCGAGCGGTTCGTCGAACTAGCTCAAGGCGCCGACTTTGTACCCGTCTATCGTGAGCTACTGAGCGACGCCCTCTCGCCGGTGCAAGCGTTCAATCGCCTCGATCGCGGCCAAGCCGCCGGACTATTCGAAAGCGTCATCGGCGGCGAAAAAGTTGGCCGCTACAGCTTCGTGGCCAGCGATCCCTTCCTGCTGCTCGAAGCTCGCGGCACGCAAGTGAAGGTCAGCCGCCGCAGCAACGCCGGCGGCAAAGAGGCGTGGGCGACCGAAGAACAAGAGGTCGCGAACCCGCTCGAAACGCTCCGCGAGCTCGTGCAAGCAGTCCGCGTCGTGCATCTGCCAGAGCTCCCCCCGTTCATCGGCGGGGCCGTCGGCTACGCCGGGTACGACACCGTTCGCTACGTCGAACGCCTCCCCAACGCCCCGACCGACGACCGCAGCCTGCCTGACCTCGCGTTCGGGTTGTTCGACCACATGGTGGTCTTCGACAACGTGCGGAAGACGGTCCATGTTCTCGTGCTGGCCGACCTCCGTGACGCCGAGGATGACGACGAGATCGCTCGCCGCCATCAGGCCGCGTGCAAGCGGGTAGACGGCTACATCGCAGCACTCAACACGCCGGCCGACGGCCTGCAGCTGGCCGACATCGACGCCCGCGGGCCGGTGACGCTGCCGTTCAAATCGAACTTCACGCAAACTGAGTTCGAGCAAGCGGTGCGGAAGTGCGTCGAGTACATTCGCGCCGGCGATATCTTCCAAGTGGTGATCTCGCAGCGGCTGGAGGTCGACTTCGATTGCCCGCCGTTCGAACTCTACCGCACGTTGCGGGTGGTGAACCCGAGTCCGTTCATGTTCTACCTGCGGATGCCAGGGACGACGCTCGTCGGTAGTTCGCCGGAGATTATGGTTCGCGTCGTCGACGGACTCGCGACGGTCCGCCCGCTCGCCGGCACACGGCCCCGCGGCGCCAACGAAGAAGAAGATGCCCGCCTGGCGGCCGACTTGCTCGCCGACCCGAAGGAGTGTGCCGAGCACGTGATGCTCGTCGACCTCGGCCGCAACGACGTCGGCCGCGTGGCGGAGTTCGGCTCGGTGGAAATCTCCGACGTGATGGTGATCGAGCGTTACAGTCACGTGATGCACATCACCTCGAACGTCACCGGCCAGTTGCGCGACGATTGCGATGCGTTTGACGCCCTCGCCGCCTGCTTGCCTGCAGGCACCGTCTCGGGCGCGCCGAAGGTGCGGGCGATGGAGATCATCGACGAAATCGAACCCCACCGCCGCGGCCCGTACGCAGGCGCCGTGGGGTACATCGACTTCGCCGGCAACATGGACACCTGCATCGCGCTCCGCACGGTGGTGCTGAAGGACAAGAAGGCCTACGTCCAAGCAGGCGCCGGCATCGTCGCCGACAGCGTCCCGGCGATGGAGTACCAGGAAACGCTCAACAAAGCTCGGGGAGCGTTGAAGGCGATTGAAGTGACGAAGCAGCGCAATCTGCCGAACAACAAGTAG
- a CDS encoding YqgE/AlgH family protein, giving the protein MKSLAGQFLVASPHLKDPNFSKTVVLMLQHEEQGALGVIINRPGDKTVDDVWKMIGNDPVDSDMPVYVGGPVPGPLIALHNQREFGEKEIHPKLFMSMQKDTIDLLVRRHDAKFRLFSGHSGWGGGQLEEEMEVGGWLTSPARVSDIFSDPEGVWKRVCSEIGLRISAPNLSPDQRPPDVNLN; this is encoded by the coding sequence ATGAAATCACTCGCCGGTCAATTCCTCGTTGCGTCTCCGCATCTGAAGGATCCCAACTTCTCCAAGACCGTCGTGCTCATGCTGCAGCACGAAGAGCAGGGCGCCCTCGGCGTGATTATCAATCGTCCCGGCGATAAGACCGTCGACGACGTCTGGAAGATGATCGGCAACGATCCGGTCGACAGCGACATGCCGGTCTACGTCGGCGGACCGGTGCCTGGTCCGCTCATCGCGCTTCACAATCAGCGCGAGTTCGGCGAGAAAGAGATTCATCCGAAGCTCTTTATGTCGATGCAGAAAGACACGATCGATCTGCTTGTGCGCCGCCACGACGCCAAGTTCCGCCTCTTCAGCGGCCACTCCGGCTGGGGCGGTGGGCAGCTTGAGGAAGAGATGGAAGTCGGCGGCTGGCTCACCTCGCCAGCGCGAGTGAGCGATATCTTTTCCGATCCCGAAGGGGTCTGGAAACGCGTTTGCAGTGAGATCGGCCTGCGGATCTCAGCGCCCAACCTCTCGCCTGATCAACGTCCGCCTGACGTTAATCTGAACTGA
- a CDS encoding DUF1553 domain-containing protein, with protein sequence MNLASASDALQFNRDIRPILSDKCFACHGPEAASREGGFRLDLRESAVGEADSGSIPVVPDQPDASELIARITSDDESLRMPPADSHKTLTPEEVDTLRRWIAQGAEWQQHWSFTAPVRPDLPAVEHENWPRGPIDRFIVARLEQEQLAPVAEADRTTLLRRVTLDLTGLPPTPAEVDAFLADNRPDAYERAVDKLLASPRYGEHMARFWLDAARYGDTHGLHLDNYREMWPYRDWVVQAFNRNLPFDDFIVEQLAGDLLPNATDDQLIASGFNRCHVSTNEGGVIPEEVYVTAVIDRVDTFGTVMLGLTVGCTRCHDHKYDPLTQGDFYSLFAYFNSLDGNEMDGNREDPAPVIRAPLPEQTARLAELDKQIAAAEAKLAADWPELDEQQVEWERQFAADEPKVESVGGSNTEPAAAAPNQATEGKTYLAISDWYTVGPFSDPERYLKSKKHGPEGKPVKLDRKFKLATGAEIGWVRKPEWVDGVVYNDLPGDPAANFLYRSITVGKPQQLEISLGSDDGVRVYLNGKLLLKRDDPRAAAADQEKLTLKLKKGENQLLVKILNFGAQSGFYFAAKTDQPIMPPDVLAAATKPAGERSEQEAGLVRQFFRNTAAKSPELDQLRTQLGAARSERTEVDRNVATTLVFKEMATPKPAYILNRGEYDQHGAEVSRRTPTMLPPMDAAAANNRLGLAQWVVARENPLAARVAVNRFWQQFFGVGLVKTSNDFGAQGEPPSHPELLDFLAVDFIDSGWDVKRLVRELVTSAAYRQTSHVDPELYRRDPENRLLARGARFRLDAEMLRDQALFTSGLLVEQMGGPSVKPPQPAGLWEAVGYSGSNTVNFVADEGKEKVHRRTLYTFIKRTAPPPEMNTFDAPSRESCIVRRERTNTPLQALLLLNDPQYVEAARGLAERTLSEGGDSIERRARFLFHTAACRQPSIDELANLVEAYQQELANYRADGAAAEALLAAGGAPADAAVDRAELAAWTMAANVVLNLDEVVTRN encoded by the coding sequence GTGAACCTGGCTAGCGCGAGCGATGCGCTGCAGTTCAACCGCGATATCCGCCCGATCCTCTCGGACAAGTGCTTCGCCTGCCACGGCCCTGAGGCGGCGTCGCGCGAGGGAGGCTTTCGACTCGACCTGCGCGAGAGCGCCGTCGGCGAGGCCGATTCGGGTTCGATCCCCGTCGTGCCGGACCAGCCCGACGCCAGCGAGTTGATTGCCCGCATCACCAGCGACGACGAATCGCTGCGGATGCCGCCGGCCGATAGCCACAAGACGCTGACGCCGGAGGAAGTCGACACGCTCCGCCGCTGGATCGCTCAGGGCGCCGAATGGCAGCAGCACTGGTCGTTCACGGCTCCCGTCCGCCCAGACCTGCCGGCGGTGGAACACGAGAACTGGCCGCGCGGGCCGATCGATCGGTTCATCGTCGCGCGACTCGAACAAGAACAACTCGCTCCCGTCGCCGAGGCCGATCGCACCACGCTGCTGCGGCGGGTGACGCTCGACCTTACCGGCTTGCCGCCGACGCCCGCCGAAGTCGATGCCTTCCTCGCCGACAATCGTCCCGACGCCTATGAGCGGGCTGTCGACAAACTACTCGCCTCGCCCCGCTACGGCGAGCATATGGCACGGTTCTGGCTCGACGCCGCCCGCTACGGCGACACGCATGGCCTCCATCTCGACAACTACCGCGAGATGTGGCCGTACCGCGACTGGGTGGTGCAAGCCTTCAACCGCAACCTGCCGTTCGACGATTTCATCGTCGAGCAACTCGCCGGCGACCTGCTGCCGAACGCGACCGATGACCAGTTGATCGCCAGCGGATTTAATCGCTGCCATGTCTCGACGAACGAAGGGGGCGTGATTCCCGAGGAGGTCTACGTCACCGCGGTGATCGATCGCGTCGACACCTTCGGCACCGTGATGCTTGGTCTCACGGTCGGTTGCACTCGCTGCCACGATCACAAATACGATCCGCTCACGCAGGGCGATTTCTACTCGCTGTTCGCGTACTTCAACAGCCTCGACGGCAACGAGATGGACGGCAACCGCGAAGACCCGGCGCCAGTGATTCGCGCGCCGCTGCCGGAGCAAACGGCCCGGCTGGCGGAACTCGACAAGCAGATCGCCGCCGCCGAAGCGAAGCTCGCGGCCGATTGGCCGGAACTCGATGAGCAGCAGGTCGAGTGGGAACGGCAGTTCGCTGCGGATGAGCCGAAAGTGGAGTCGGTCGGCGGTTCGAACACCGAGCCAGCTGCCGCCGCGCCGAATCAAGCCACAGAAGGCAAGACCTATCTCGCCATCAGCGATTGGTACACCGTTGGCCCCTTCTCCGATCCCGAGCGTTACCTGAAGAGCAAAAAGCATGGCCCCGAAGGGAAGCCGGTGAAGCTTGATCGGAAGTTCAAGCTCGCCACGGGCGCGGAGATCGGCTGGGTGCGCAAGCCGGAGTGGGTCGACGGCGTCGTCTACAACGATCTGCCAGGCGATCCTGCGGCGAACTTCCTCTACCGTTCGATCACCGTCGGCAAGCCGCAGCAGCTTGAGATCTCGCTCGGCAGCGACGACGGCGTGCGGGTCTACCTCAACGGCAAGCTGCTCCTTAAGCGAGATGATCCACGCGCGGCTGCGGCCGATCAAGAGAAGCTGACGCTCAAGCTGAAGAAGGGCGAGAACCAGCTACTGGTGAAGATCCTGAACTTCGGCGCGCAGTCGGGGTTCTACTTTGCCGCGAAGACCGATCAGCCGATCATGCCGCCCGACGTGCTCGCCGCGGCAACGAAGCCGGCTGGCGAACGGAGCGAGCAAGAAGCTGGTTTGGTGCGGCAGTTCTTCCGCAACACGGCCGCCAAGTCGCCGGAGCTCGACCAACTGCGCACGCAGCTTGGCGCCGCCCGCAGCGAACGGACCGAAGTTGACCGCAACGTGGCGACGACGCTCGTCTTCAAAGAGATGGCGACGCCCAAGCCAGCATACATCCTTAACCGGGGCGAGTACGACCAGCATGGCGCGGAAGTGAGCCGGCGAACGCCGACGATGCTCCCGCCGATGGACGCGGCGGCGGCGAACAATCGTCTGGGCCTCGCGCAGTGGGTGGTGGCTCGCGAGAACCCGCTCGCCGCCCGCGTGGCGGTGAATCGTTTCTGGCAGCAGTTCTTCGGTGTGGGCTTGGTGAAGACCTCGAACGACTTCGGCGCCCAAGGCGAGCCGCCGAGCCATCCGGAGCTGCTCGACTTCCTAGCGGTCGACTTCATTGATAGCGGCTGGGACGTCAAACGACTCGTTCGCGAGTTAGTCACATCGGCAGCTTACCGGCAGACATCGCACGTCGATCCTGAGCTCTACCGCCGCGACCCCGAGAATCGCCTACTAGCTCGCGGCGCCCGCTTCCGGCTCGACGCCGAGATGCTCCGCGATCAGGCGCTCTTCACGAGCGGGCTGCTTGTGGAGCAGATGGGGGGGCCGAGCGTTAAACCGCCGCAACCGGCTGGGTTGTGGGAAGCGGTCGGCTACTCGGGTTCGAACACGGTGAACTTCGTCGCCGACGAAGGGAAGGAAAAAGTTCATCGTCGGACGCTCTACACGTTCATCAAGCGGACGGCCCCGCCGCCGGAGATGAACACGTTCGACGCCCCGTCGCGGGAGTCGTGCATCGTCCGCCGCGAGCGGACGAACACGCCGCTGCAAGCGTTGCTCCTCCTCAACGATCCGCAATATGTGGAAGCGGCTCGCGGGTTGGCGGAACGAACCCTCAGTGAAGGGGGCGACTCGATCGAACGCCGCGCGAGATTCCTCTTCCACACCGCCGCGTGCCGACAGCCGAGCATCGACGAACTTGCTAACTTGGTGGAGGCGTACCAACAGGAACTTGCCAACTATCGCGCCGACGGCGCCGCCGCGGAAGCACTACTCGCTGCGGGCGGCGCTCCGGCCGACGCCGCGGTGGATCGCGCAGAACTCGCCGCCTGGACGATGGCGGCCAACGTGGTGCTGAACCTCGACGAAGTCGTCACCCGCAACTAA